A single region of the Penaeus monodon isolate SGIC_2016 chromosome 18, NSTDA_Pmon_1, whole genome shotgun sequence genome encodes:
- the LOC119584784 gene encoding mucin-5AC-like: MEAELKIPRKVFGNLWCRSVSRCLLYSFAQVPESRSGRGSHAGPLGVAFPGGSSAHPPPASAKGPRCNKRKAGRRLPSAAPVKCHSVTADGRPQREPSAGADVGTNGETNTPFCLVSMSDLRRRVGRLGGDSYGERVAGVSGAAVVIAVEVTVVILRGALAMEAAFALNSIQHNSAQLNTTQHNSTQLNTTQHNSTQLNTTQLNTTQCPVRKSDRGEITPGNWIKIANVICSNRNAQTWKLNNVSIKYPGLKRGPMQAQISAELYKNLLVAVGGGGGGRAAAAAAAAAAAVAAGGEHHRHSRDGDGGDDGGDWRRIKSSDFDGQKVHLGDRRGAARRGESSGRGRGRLARKASHRRCDVVPRLVYNTKVMYACIFEAAGKWRRVPGPRTASLRNSVFSGYGRKKRKRKAEALDTPRATPTSTHLPRGPAASPMPRGTPAQMPRGAPTPTQMPRGAPTPTQMPCGPPTPTQMPRLPSPAQMPRGTPTPTQQMPQFNPQQQQQQQQHPHAFQQQQGWGMIGAIPRMAGGGGYGPVGGVMNVPQGCNHHYHQQHGPAQHCTATSHACCDNHHRFPVNMPSNMNNMGPNMPMGPGIRPGIGPGFGEMVRPNMCRPGDPSMFRGGMPQGQGPLQQQQQSVQQLQQQQQQQQQQLQQQPSQLQQSVLSQQQQQPQPPPPNMMGPGSHMMPGMRGVAPHPPGFMNANMMCRMPGPGMMPPRVLPPGNMANPQGGTERPSAPATFWEEGEKRRKTGGRAKKRFKGVLERASPCPNVDVRNIHGEHPRPNMSGQGGPGPPHSGPSFMDDPSGYLAQQTALLNNTMAGGGMGQFSPQAPGISPRPPPPPASQTGAPTGGTVMPQQQQMQPKSQAGVPPVGNSNVTRASQLSSSPAVVPLPSNVPLPARVSKAATHTTNTVMTTPSVLPTPSTHTSVTGAPTPTLTSPPTSTSTPTSQQTSSKGDSQRSPPVAAEKTASPPEGAKQSQGQAAEGETALSTSIAKAESSSLIHTTTVTYTSSATLTTNTKITNSIPISTQSECLPPKEKIETVCFKPEEDQLVKVKHEANSPEDSIKPSVNINISNIKETIKSENWCKEVSSNMSSCESTGSSPDQAVSGGNGSEGIAANKPLTPGPPGVSRAGGVTQSPLEMVQSIVSSIPVPSSLGPIRPNSQPQQPPPPQPPPPPPPQPQQLPQPPPQQQAALPVSMSAGMYNVPISTNVTVYGGGNSAGLVRGPGPVLVGGPPSAQSGAFVSSGNGCNGPTSMVVVSSQFNNKNNATPGVAVTSAVAGVVGVPAAMSQVQVQQHMASMQQHLQPQIQQQLQPQLQPQLQPQLQPQLQPQLQPQLQPQIQQFQPVQPVVQLVNTFATMQAPVIIQNGGNIIQSSPSILHSPGGMIAGPTPLTQGTIMAGQSLVPVTAATLAVEGTHHHPQQQQGQVGQPQSSPHLQVAQVVTTGLTAETVDDTRASNASTPHATSVSTPSTPHSTPGSTPGSDTPSSAGSSGGRRRKRRRNSSTPQGTAATQSSPQQHQQQGLVPAIIMGNKVPQHMVMNGPHMAQVAPYGTMGTVAAAGQMAQVATVASQVGGGQMLQAAAAQGTGAINVVQMVGNTLPNLPVQVHNPAAILVGSAPPQGVVINQLADGTFISTDPNTGMSYPVQLQLSGGHIVGVTPTVSGSSGMVGPLTPGATAGGMPAMVAVRPPVPHTTAVVSGPKVVNISPSPATSQLTGSTGVHVLPVTAAAATYPAPGTSVSPGQAVCVGQGAAPPVVVTSEYVGGQPVVMGGGGCSSNTTVVQHKTTIVQQRTTLVATQGNTDTGTRSSVSTQTPGGLGESDVSSSDCVGVAAPASPSHQSAEVTTTRHDEDATPPTDPPHPLPPHSPDKNKRTIPEEPHSASTSEEAVMCGRGVVWGPHRGHHYWPAQVLHQAGGECVVQWYGDHRVDTVKHSVLSTFPIVPPRVPTRRSVRGKAALDKAIAEAMQDSAISHQQCEVPQPVTLEGMPADSPTTVVVAVNGPLIGLGSGPVRRMLNKPAKPPSEPQHLNIPHMNQVMARENKTAIGGGAKCLPASLGVLDGQQLLPPQAVQSLSPHTTGPTRARRRRRIR, encoded by the exons AACACAACTCAGCACAACTcaacacaacgcaacacaacTCAACACAGctcaatacaacacaacacaactcaaCTCAGCTTAACACAACACAACTCAACACAACTCA GTGTCCAGTTCGAAAATCAGACCGGGGAGAAATTACTCCAGGAAATTGGATAAAGATTGCAAATGTGATCTGCAGCAACCGCAATGCTCAAACGTGGAAGCTTAATAACGTAAGCATAAAATACCCCGGCTTAAAGCGTGGGCCAATGCAG GCACAAATCTCCGCGGAATTGTACAAGAACCTGCTGGTTGCGGTGGGCGGCGGAGGTGGCGGtcgcgctgctgctgctgctgctgctgctgccgctgccGTGGCTGCCGGCGGGGAGCATCACCGACACTctcgtgatggtgatggtggtgatgatggtggtgattg GCGGAGGATAAAAAGCAGTGACTTTGATGGCCAGAAGGTGCACCTCGGGGACCGCCGTGGTGCCGCGCGTAGAGGCGAGTCTTCCGGCCGAGGGCGTGGAAGACTCGCCCGTAAGGCCTCGCACCGCCGGTGCGATGTTGTCCCGCGACT GGTATATAACACAAAGGTAATGTACGCATGCATATTTGAAGCAGCGGGCAAGTGGCGTCGCGTGCCTGGCCCCCGCACGGCGTCTCTCAGGAACTCGGTCTTTTCGGGCT ATGGACGGAAGAAGCGGAAGCGGAAAGCAGAGGCGCTGGACACCCCGCGAGCGACGCCCACGTCCACCCACCTTCCCCGAGGCCCAGCCGCGTCCCCCATGCCCCGGGGGACGCCAGCGCAGATGCCAAGGGGAGCCCCCACGCCCACGCAGATGCCCAGAGGTGCTCCCACGCCCACACAAATGCCGTGCGGGCCCCCAACCCCCACGCAGATGCCCAGGTTACCCTCTCCCGCCCAGATGCCCCGCGGAACGCCCACCCCTACGCAGCAGATGCCACAGTTCAacccgcagcagcagcagcagcagcagcaacatccACATGCATTCCAACAACAACAG GGCTGGGGGATGATTGGTGCCATACCCCGGATGGCAGGTGGGGGCGGGTATGGTCCTGTAGGTGGAGTCATGAATGTCCCTCAAGGGTGCAATCACCACTACCATCAGCAACATGGTCCTGCCCAGCACTGTACTGCAACCTCCCATGCATGCTGTGATAATCATCATCGTTTCCCAGTCAACATGCCATCAAACATGAACAATATGGGACCTAACATGCCCATGGGACCAGGTATTCGTCCAGGTATTGGGCCCGGTTTTGGGGAGATGGTCAGGCCAAACATGTGTCGGCCAGGAGATCCTTCTATGTTTCGCGGTGGGATGCCTCAGGGACAAGGTCCtctccaacaacaacagcagtcaGTGCAGCAGcttcaacagcaacagcagcagcagcagcagcagcttcaACAACAACCATCGCAGCTCCAGCAGTCTGTTTTGtctcaacagcagcaacagccacAGCCTCCGCCACCCAACATGATGGGTCCAGGGTCACATATGATGCCTGGGATGAGAGGAGTGGCACCACACCCACCTGGTTTCATGAATGCCAACATGATGTGTCGCATGCCAGGACCAGGTATGATGCCACCTCGTGTCTTGCCTCCTGGAAATATGGCAAACCCTCAGGGAGGAACAGAGCGACCCAGTGCACCGGCCACTTtctgggaagaaggggagaagagacgcAAGACAGGGGGGAGGGCCAAGAAGCGCTTTAAAGGTGTTTTGGAGAGAGCCTCGCCATGCCCAAATGTTGATGTAAGAAATATCCATGGAGAGCACCCTCGTCCTAATATGAGTGGGCAAGGTGGTCCTGGACCTCCACACTCTGGACCTTCTTTTATGGATGATCCAAGTGGTTATCTGGCGCAGCAGACTGCTCTCTTAAATAATACCATGGCAGGAGGTGGCATGGGACAGTTCTCTCCCCAAGCACCAGGCATTTCACCAAgacctcctccaccaccagcaTCCCAAACAGGAGCACCTACAGGTGGTACTGTTAtgccacaacaacaacagatgCAACCAAAAAGTCAGGCTGGTGTGCCACCAGTAGGGAATAGCAATGTTACACGTGCTTCCCAGTTGTCCTCTTCCCCTGCTGTGGTTCCTTTGCCAAGTAATGTCCCATTACCAGCAAGAGTCAGTAAGGCTGCAACTCATACAACAAACACAGTCATGACAACACCCTCTGTCCTTCCcacaccatcaacacacacaagtGTAACTGGAGCCCCCACACCAACCCTAACCTCGCCACCAACCAGTACCTCAACTCCAACAAGTCAGCAGACCTCATCCAAGGGGGACTCCCAGAGAAGCCCACCTGTTGCAGCAGAAAAGACAGCAAGTCCTCCAGAGGGTGCCAAACAGTCCCAGGGTCAGGCTGCTGAAGGGGAAACTGCCTTGTCTACATCCATAGCCAAGGCTGAGTCTAGTAGCCTTATTCACACTACAACAGTTACCTATACCTCCTCTGCAACATTGACCACCAACACTAAAATTACAAATTCAATACCAATATCAACACAGTCAGAATGTTTaccaccaaaagaaaaaattgaaactgTGTGTTTCAAACCAGAGGAAGATCAGTTAGTAAAAGTTAAGCATGAGGCAAATTCACCTGAAGATAGCATAAAGCCATCTGTTAATATTAACATATCAAACATTAAAGAAACAATTAAGTCTGAAAATTGGTGCAAAGAAGTATCAAGCAACATGAGTAGTTGTGAAAGCACAGGCAGTAGCCCAGATCAGGCAGTCAGTGGGGGAAATGGCAGCGAAGGTATTGCAGCTAATAAACCCCTAACACCTGGCCCTCCTGGTGTAAGTAGGGCTGGAGGGGTGACTCAGTCTCCGCTGGAGATGGTGCAAAGTATTGTTAGTAGCATTCCTGTGCCATCCTCACTAGGGCCCATTCGACCAAACTCCCAACCACAGCAGCCGCCTCCTCCTcagccaccccctcctccacctccccagcCACAGCAGTTACCACAACCACCTCCACAGCAACAAGCAGCACTTCCAGTATCTATGTCAGCAGGAATGTACAATGTGCCTATTTCCACAAATGTAACGGTGTACGGTGGAGGTAATTCAGCTGGGCTAGTCCGTGGTCCAGGTCCTGTTCTAGTAGGAGGACCACCATCTGCCCAGTCAGGTGCCTTTGTTAGCAGTGGTAATGGATGTAATGGCCCAACCAGTATGGTTGTTGTTTCCTCTCAgtttaacaataagaacaatgcaACCCCTGGTGTGGCTGTAACATCTGCAGTAGCAGGTGTTGTTGGAGTACCAGCTGCAATGTCTCAAGTACAGGTTCAGCAGCATATGGCTTCTATGCAACAACATTTACAGCCACAGATTCAGCAACAGCTACAACCGCAGCTTCAACCCCAGCTACAGCCACAACTTCAGCCACAGCTACAACCCCAATTGCAGCCCCAGTTACAACCACAAATACAACAATTTCAGCCTGTACAACCAGTGGTGCAACTAGTCAACACCTTTGCCACAATGCAGGCTCCAGTTATTATACAAAATGGTGGTAATATTATCCAGTCATCCCCTAGTATTTTACACAGCCCAGGTGGCATGATTGCTGGTCCCACACCACTAACACAAGGTACTATTATGGCTGGACAGTCCTTAGTTCCTGTTACTGCAGCCACTTTGGCCGTGGAAGgtactcatcatcatcctcaacagCAGCAAGGCCAAGTTGGGCAGCCACAGTCTTCACCACATTTACAGGTGGCACAGGTTGTCACTACTGGGCTAACAGCTGAAACAGTAGATGACACAAGAGCTAGTAATGCCTCCACTCCACATGCTACTTCAGTGTCCACTCCCTCAACTCCACATTCAACCCCAGGGTCCACACCAGGGTCAGACACCCCCTCCAGTGCTGGTTCCTCTGGAGGACGCAGACGGAAGAGAAGACGAAATTCATCAACACCACAGGGAACTGCTGCCACTCAGTCTTCACCACAGCAGCATCAGCAGCAAGGATTGGTACCAGCTATTATCATGGGAAACAAAGTTCCTCAACACATGGTAATGAATGGCCCCCATATGGCTCAGGTGGCACCTTATGGTACAATGGGCACTGTGGCAGCAGCCGGTCAAATGGCTCAAGTTGCTACAGTTGCCAGTCAAGTGGGAGGTGGACAAATGCtgcaagcagcagcagcacaggGAACTGGTGCTATCAATGTTGTTCAAATGGTTGGTAATACCTTACCAAATTTACCTGTGCAGGTTCACAACCCAGCAGCCATTCTAGTAGGTTCAGCACCTCCTCAGGGAGTAGTGATAAACCAGCTTGCTGATGGAACATTCATATCAACAGACCCAAACACTGGTATGTCATATCCAGTTCAGCTACAACTCTCTGGTGGCCATATTGTTGGTGTTACTCCAACAGTCAGTGGCTCAAGTGGTATGGTTGGCCCTCTCACTCCCGGAGCAACTGCTGGTGGAATGCCAGCGATGGTGGCTGTGCGACCTCCAGTCCCCCACACAACAGCAGTAGTCAGTGGCCCAAAGGTAGTAAACATCTCTCCTTCACCAGCAACATCACAATTAACAGGTAGCACAGGAGTTCATGTTTTACCTGTGACAGCAGCTGCTGCCACATATCCAGCTCCAGGAACTAGTGTTAGTCCTGGCCAGGCAGTCTGTGTAGGCCAGGGGGCTGCTCCACCAGTAGTTGTTACATCAGAATATGTTGGAGGTCAGCCAGTTGTCATGGGCGGGGGGGGATGTAGTAGTAACACAACAGTAGTTCAGCACAAGACCACAATAGTGCAACAGCGCACAACTCTGGTAGCAACGCAGGGGAATACTGACACAGGCACACGATCCTCAGTGTCAACGCAAACACCTGGTGGACTGGGAGAGAGTGATGTAAGCAGTTCAGATTGTGTTGGAGTTGCAGCACCAGCATCCCCTTCTCATCAGAGTGCAGAGGTGACCACGACGCGCCATGATGAAGATGCCACCCCCCCTACGGACCCACCCCATCCACTTCCACCACACTCCCCGGACAAGAATAAGCGTACCATTCCTGAGGAGCCCCATAGTGCGTCCACTTCAG AGGAGGCGGTGATGTGCGGCCGCGGAGTGGTGTGGGGGCCGCATAGGGGCCACCACTACTGGCCGGCTCAGGTGCTCCACCAG gctggtggtgagtgtgtggtgcagtggtacgGGGATCACAGGGTGGACACCGTCAAACATTCCGTCCTATCCACGTTCCCCATTGTACCCCCTAGGGTGCCAACACGCCGCAG TGTGCGAGGGAAAGCTGCATTAGACAAGGCAATAGCCGAGGCCATGCAAGACAGTGCAATCAGCCACCAACAGTGTGAAGTTCCTCAGCCAGTCACACTGGAAGGCATGCCAGCGGACTCTCCAACCaccgttgttgttgctgtgaacGGACCTCTGATTGGCCTGGGAAGTGGACCAGTTAGAAGAATGCTAAACAAACCAGCAAAGCCACCCTCGGAGCCCCAGCATTTAAATATACCTCATATGAACCAAGTGATGGCACGGGAGAACAAGACTGCCATAGGAGGTGGAGCTAAGTGCCTTCCAGCCTCGCTGGGAGTGCTGGACGGACAGCAGCTCCTACCTCCCCAGGCTGTGCAGTCTCTTTCTCCTCACACCACGGGACCTACGAGAGCAAGACGCAGGCGGAGGATCAGGTGA